Genomic window (Myxococcales bacterium):
CCGGGCGATGCATCTATTATGCAAAAGCTCGCCGGCATATTTCTGTCGAGGTCTGATTTTACATGCCCCGGGCAGATATATAAAGTTCCGTTGATATCACTTCTGGAGGACTCCATTTTGTGGGTGTGTCCGTATAGCACGGCATCCACATCCGAAAGGTCTTTGGGACTCATAGGATCGAAGTCGTCAGGTCTGTCCTCGCTTGTTTTGTGAGATGTGTGGCTTATTAAAAATGTTGCTCCGCCGAGGGCGATCTTTTTTCTGCGTGGAATTGTCGGATCGTTCCAGGCATTTTCGAAAAGACCTGGGACAGCATAAATTTGTACCCCCGCTGCATCGATCGCTTCGGCATCATTGAAGTAATCGCCGAGATGGATTATCGCCTCTACATTGTGATCTTCGATCATGATGCGAACGGCTTCGTTCATCGCATCGAGATTTCCGTGCGTGTCGCTCATTACGCCTATTTTCATAATTAGCCTCTCATCTTTGGCCGAATTCAACGTTATTCATCCCGGAGTTTTTTCTTATGTAAAACTCATTGGAATAAAACGGCGGCTCTCCTTTTGAATTTTTTACAAATATTACCAAGCGGTATTTACCAGGAAGCTGACATTCCGGAATTGCAACCTTCCCACTTGATCTTCCTCCAGAGGGTAATTTTTTGCTGGAAATCCTGTGCTGTATCTTTTCATGTTCTGACCAATCGCCTTTTCTGAATCCTTCCAGCCAAGAATTTTTTATCGACAGCCTTCTGCTTTCGTATGAATTATTGAATATCGATATCGATATTTTTTCTCCAGGATGATAGGTATCTTTGTCGGTTACAGCTATCCAATTTTGATTCGGGTTGTTTTCAGAGCCCACAAGAACTCTTTCGGACCACGGAGGTTCTTCCCAATGCCTGATGGGGCCTACGTCGATGTGAACGAATCCATGCCTCGGGTAGAAGCCAGCCCCTCCAAGCCGACGATTTTTTGCGTATTCGTAAATAGAGGATTCATCAATTTCATCTATGTGTATATCGCAGGCCTTTCCTCTCACGTGGAGACTTTCTCCTGCAGCCTTTCTGCCGCTGGCGATTATTGACCTATTGATTTCAGGGCTTCTGTAACAGGATATCAGCTCAATCGTATCAGCGCCGAAATGGTCCTGAATTTCATCGATGAGCTCGATCAGTCTGAGCTCAATCCGATGTTTTTTGCCATCCCTCGAACGCATTATCTCGTCTATTTTTGCCAGGCCCTCCTTGTCGTATCCTTTTTCGTTTCTGTATTGAATCTCTGCATATTCGCCAAGATGATAGCTAAAGAGCGCCAGCTTGCCGTCTCCACGCGCAGAATATTCAGCCAACGCCCGGCACGGCAGTGCGGCTAAGGTAAAAAGTATAATAATAACATATAGTTTCATGAACGCTCCCCTGTGGAATAACACGAAACCTTTATGATCGTTCTGTCGATAATATTATCGAGGGATTATAATGGCAAGGTTTGCCCGTATCTCATTTTTGCTCGCAATTATGGGGCTGCTTCTTTTTCCGATCAGCGGAATTGAGTCGGTCGCTGAAGGTCTGTCGCCATTCCGCCTCAGCGGAGATGGCAAAATACGCATGGTCGATCTTTTTACTGGCGAGAACCTCAACATCATCTACAGAAATGCTGACGGAATCTATGAGGACTCAGCGCTCGCGGCGATGGAGCATACACTGCGTTGCCATGGGAAAAGTGAAAATTATCCAATTTCTTTGAAATTGATAGAACTAATCGATCATCTTCAGGATCATTTCGGTGCTGAGGAAATTCAGATAGTGTCGGGCTATAGAAGTCCTGAGTACAATTCTAAACTCAGTTTGTATTCAAGCCGCGTGGCCCACAACAGTCTTCACATGAAGGGGTTGGCGGTGGATATCAGGCTGCCAGGAGTCAGCAAATATGCCCTCGGATCATATGCGGCTTCCCTCAAGTCCGGCGGAGTTGGCGTGTATGCCGACAGCGACTTTGTCCACATAGATGTTGGGCCCATCAGACGCTGGTAGTTCCGAATATATTTCCCCTTCCGAAAATCCAGTCAGGATCGTACTGATTTTTCCAGCGCTTCATCAGCTCTATAGTTGATTTGGAGTGCTGTATCGACAGCAGGTCGGTATGAATTTTACCGAGCCCGTGCTCTCCGGCGACCCCGCCGCCAAGCTCCACCGCCTTTTTGCAGCATGCCGAGAGGATGTCGCGGGCCAGATTTTTTTCGGTGGGAGTTCTCCCGAGGAGGTTCGTGTGAGGATGCCCTGCGCCTATATGGGCGTATCCCATATGCGGTAGTCCGGAGCGATCCGCGGCCGCGTAAAAGAATTCCATCATTTCGATTAGCTTGTCGATAGGTACCCACCAGTCGCTTCCGACTTTGCCGCCACCATCTTTCCAATAAAGTCTTCCGAGTTCGTTTGCGGCCTCCGGTATCCGATGCCGCCAGAGCCTAAAAATTTCCTGATCGTTTTGTGTGAGCGCCACCATGCTGTGTTTTTCGAGATCGCATCCGCATGCCTTTTGAATTCTTTCCTGCCATATCTGTGCCCATCGCCCCAATTCTTTTTCGGAATCGTATTCCTGTTTTATATACAGGTATGCCGCGATCTCGTTTGGTATCGATGGAAAGCTACGCGATGTCTTCATCATTTTAAGTGCGCCTGAATCTATGAGTTCGAGCGTCCTTGGTTTTTTATCCTTTTCGTTGAGCGTAAGATTTACAGCGAAGGAGAGAGCCTCCATGTTCGATTCGAATGGTATTAGCGCTGAAAAAAAAGATGGGACTCCCGGGATCAAGCGAATGGTCGCGCGGGATATGAACCCAAGCGTTCCTTCCGAACCTATGATCAGATCGATGGGATTTTCCCAGCCCGTAAAATATCCGGCAGTGTTCCTTTTTCCGGATGCCGCTTCGCCGGGCTCTCTGGAATAGAAGACGCTCTTGCAGTCGGGAGTTATGAGCTCAAGCGATTGCACATATTGTCTTACGGTGCCGTATTTGTATGAGTCCTCTCCGGTTGCATTCGTGGCGATATTGGCTCCTATCCTGCACTGGTCCTTTGAGGTCGGACCGATTGGATAAAAGAGGTTTTTCTTGGCCAGCTCGGCCTGTAACTGTGATACCACGGTTCCTGGTTTTACGACCACGTGCGGTTGTCCTCCGATATCCACTATGTCCTCTATCCCCTCCAGCTTCTCCGTGGAGAGCAGCAATCCTTCGTCAGGCACAGATGCCCCTGTCATGGAGGTCTGTGATCCGCAGATCGTGAGAGGAATTTTGTATGAACTGCAGAATTCAATTGCCGCTAGGATATCCTCATCTTTGCGGGGGAGGAGAACCGCATCCGGCGAACCCCTATACATCGTGTCTTCGCAGTAACTTTCTATGCGTTCATCTCCGAGGAGAATTGGAGGGGTTTCCGCCTCAAGCTCTTTAAAAATCTGGGGATTTATCGCCATCTCCATTCCTTTTCAGAGGATATCGATCTATCAATATACTTCCCTCGGGGAAAACCAAAAATTTGACGTTCCTGCGATGATTTATCGTCGTGATAAGGTTTTATCCTATATATTCTAATAAAATCAAATAGTTATTTTGACAAGTGTTGGTATGTTTATTGCTTCAAGTCCCCCTGAGATCAAACAGGAGGATGCTATGAAGATATCGGCGCTACTCGCTTTGCTTGCAATTCTCTTCTCTGGTTGTCATGGGGGTCAGCTTGCGACGGAATTTGGCGATGAATTCAGGGAGGGAACCTCGGAGCCCATGACCGTTGAGAGGTTTATATGCGAGGAGGCGCCTCCTCCCGCTGTTGAAGAATACCAGTGTCCTGATTGCTTGAGATACTTCCCAGAGGATGCCGATGCGGCGGGAATAGTTCTTCCTAAGAGGATATTTGAATCGGAGCTGTTACGGGGGTCAGATGATGGTGGTCTGTCTAATGCGTTGCATACAGTAAAGCTGTTTTTGTCTGAGACAATGCCGTTTGCCAATCCAGAAAAGGACGTAAGCAGCATCTGTTATGCGAGCAAGTACCCACCTCCTTCTAAGAGCCTTACGTCCGGACCTAATCCGAATTGGACTAACACTGGGGATATGGATCCTGAGAGTATAATAGCGCGGAGTGAAAATTTTGGAATCATATTCAAGGGCGTTCTACCTGCAGGTTTTTCCATGAAGGATTTTCTGGTGAGCACGTGGAAGTGGGATGATGATACAAGCTCTCCATGTCAATGCGACAATGTTAGCGATGTCAACATCGGAGATAAATGCACGAGTGATGAGAAGTGCATTGCTACCGCCTATAAAGACGACGCTGTTGAATGGACTAGGCTCTTGGCCGATCAGGATGGGGCATTTTTCGTAGATGTAAGTGGCAATAAAGTTTTGCTGATGGGGCAGCTTGGAAAGGACGCGATATTCCTTGGAACTCGTGGATATTGGAAGCACGCTAAGGGCTTGTCATCTCCTCTTGCAAATAAGTGCCCTCAGAAAGATATGATGAAGGAGCTTCCGACGGATGCATCATTCAGGCATGCAAAGGTTTTTACAGAGCAGAGCATGGACCCGATCTCTGCTAGCATACTCGAAAAAGTGCACCCCATTTTTCAGGGAGAACTTATAGGTTCCAGGGCTGCTGTAGCTGCTGACCTGTATGATAAAATACTTTTGATGGCTAAGCTATATATCAGGGATGAAGAACCCGCGATCGATGCATTTTTTAGGCTGAGTCTTAAAGACCTTGCACCGATGAGTGCCGTTATCATGGGCATTGATAAAGTGTATCAGGTTATCGAAGGTGATGCCGCGCAGGATGCAACTGACTCGCTGCTGTCAGAATAATCTGCTCCAGCGATGATTGAGTAGTAGGTCGGCGAGGGATTTCCGCTTATAACCGCGGTAATGGCTGTGCGTTGCGAATGGTCGCTAGGTCTTTTTGCTGTCCAGAAGGATCGGTCATCTTAGTAAC
Coding sequences:
- a CDS encoding YfcE family phosphodiesterase, whose translation is MKIGVMSDTHGNLDAMNEAVRIMIEDHNVEAIIHLGDYFNDAEAIDAAGVQIYAVPGLFENAWNDPTIPRRKKIALGGATFLISHTSHKTSEDRPDDFDPMSPKDLSDVDAVLYGHTHKMESSRSDINGTLYICPGHVKSDLDRNMPASFCIIDASPGEIMVRFYGLDGEMLDNAHFTI
- a CDS encoding YcbK family protein, whose translation is MKLYVIIILFTLAALPCRALAEYSARGDGKLALFSYHLGEYAEIQYRNEKGYDKEGLAKIDEIMRSRDGKKHRIELRLIELIDEIQDHFGADTIELISCYRSPEINRSIIASGRKAAGESLHVRGKACDIHIDEIDESSIYEYAKNRRLGGAGFYPRHGFVHIDVGPIRHWEEPPWSERVLVGSENNPNQNWIAVTDKDTYHPGEKISISIFNNSYESRRLSIKNSWLEGFRKGDWSEHEKIQHRISSKKLPSGGRSSGKVAIPECQLPGKYRLVIFVKNSKGEPPFYSNEFYIRKNSGMNNVEFGQR
- a CDS encoding DUF882 domain-containing protein, coding for MARFARISFLLAIMGLLLFPISGIESVAEGLSPFRLSGDGKIRMVDLFTGENLNIIYRNADGIYEDSALAAMEHTLRCHGKSENYPISLKLIELIDHLQDHFGAEEIQIVSGYRSPEYNSKLSLYSSRVAHNSLHMKGLAVDIRLPGVSKYALGSYAASLKSGGVGVYADSDFVHIDVGPIRRW
- a CDS encoding FAD-binding oxidoreductase, producing MEMAINPQIFKELEAETPPILLGDERIESYCEDTMYRGSPDAVLLPRKDEDILAAIEFCSSYKIPLTICGSQTSMTGASVPDEGLLLSTEKLEGIEDIVDIGGQPHVVVKPGTVVSQLQAELAKKNLFYPIGPTSKDQCRIGANIATNATGEDSYKYGTVRQYVQSLELITPDCKSVFYSREPGEAASGKRNTAGYFTGWENPIDLIIGSEGTLGFISRATIRLIPGVPSFFSALIPFESNMEALSFAVNLTLNEKDKKPRTLELIDSGALKMMKTSRSFPSIPNEIAAYLYIKQEYDSEKELGRWAQIWQERIQKACGCDLEKHSMVALTQNDQEIFRLWRHRIPEAANELGRLYWKDGGGKVGSDWWVPIDKLIEMMEFFYAAADRSGLPHMGYAHIGAGHPHTNLLGRTPTEKNLARDILSACCKKAVELGGGVAGEHGLGKIHTDLLSIQHSKSTIELMKRWKNQYDPDWIFGRGNIFGTTSV